CCCAGCTGAACATTCCAAGCATCAGCAACCGACCTTATTTCACCACCGTTGAAACGGCGCGTGCGATGGATGTCAAAACGGCAGCACGCCTGGCCAATATGCCGATGGATGCCTTTGTGGCACTGAACCCCTCGCACAATCGCCCGGTCATCAAGGCATCGACGCCACTGGTCATCCCGGAAGACAAGCTGGCCACCTTCCAAAGCAATCTGGAACGGACCAACACGCCGCTCACCGAGTGGCAAGCCTACACGCTGAAGTCTGGCGAAAAACTCAACAAATTAGCCCCCCGCTTCGGCATTCCGCTGGCCGAGCTGCTGCGGATCAACGGCCTGAGCGGCAAGGTTCGCCTGGGCAGCGGCTCGACCATCCTGGTACCTTCCGGCCAGGGAGCCAGCGACCTTTCCCTGCTCGGAAATCATGCCTCCCTGCCGCAGATCATCGAGCCGGAACCCGCCCCCAGCCGAGCGGCAGAAAAATCGACGAAAAAAGAGGCGGCAAAGCCGACCGGCAAGGCTGATCACAAACACGCAAGCAGCAAGACAGCAGCCAAACACGGCAAGCCCGAACATGGCAAAGCAACCGGAAAAACAGCCGCCGGAAAAACCGGATCAAGCAGCGCCAAGCCCAAGGCCAGCAGCAAACCCGCTGCAACGCCCGCCAAAACCGGCAAACCCGCCGTCGCGGCAAAAAAGCGCGGTTGATTTAAGCCGCAAAATGGCAGTTGACCGTGTGAGTCGCTGAAATCACGCGACTTTCAGGGTACTGCTGGCGACACAGATCGGTCGCCTGCTGGCAACGTGGATGGAAGTGGCAACCGGAGGGCGGATTGGCCGGCGACGGCGTTTCTCCCGGCAGGCGGATGATTGCCGACTGCGCATCCAGCCGCGGCGCCGGGACCGCCGAAAGCAAGGCCTGCGTATAGGGATGACGCGGCGCCCGCAACACCTCCTCGGCCCGCCCCCGCTCGACAATCCGGCCAAGGTACATCACGGCCACATCGTGGGCCAGGTATTCGACGACGGCAAAATTGTGCGTGATAAAAAGGAAAGCCACACCCAGCTCGGCCTGCAATGTTTTCAGCAGATTGAGGATTTGTGCCTGAACGGACACATCCAGCGCCGACGTAGGCTCATCGCAAATAAGCAGCGCCGGCTGAACGGCCAGCGCCCGGGCTATGGCAATGCGCTGACGCTGGCCACCTGAGAATTCGTGCGGGTAGCGCCCGGCTGCATCGTCAGGCAAGCCAACCTGGCGGAGCAAGGCGGCAACCGCCCTCGCCTGCTCGATTGCCTCTCCGGCCAGGCCAAGGGCTGCCATCCCTTCGGCAATGATCTCTCCAACACGCAAACGCGGATTGAGCGAAGCAAAGGGATCCTGAAACACCATCTGCATCTGGCGGCGAGCGCTGCGCAACGGTCCGCTCGGCATGCCGACCAGTTCGCTGCCGCCGAGACGAACGCTGCCCGCCGTCGGCCTGATCAATTGCAGCAGCGCTTTGCCGACCGTGGTCTTGCCGCAACCGGACTCACCGACCAGCGCCAGGGTACGCCCGGCAGAAATGGCCAGTGAAACACCGTCGACCGCACGAACATGCCCGACGGTGCGCTGCAGCAGACCGCGGCGGATCGGAAAATGGACTTTCAGTGCGTCGACCGCAAGAAACGGGGTTTCAGTGTTTCCGGCAGGATCATCCGGCGGACCGGACAAATTCGTTTCAGACGACAGCACATCGCCCGACCAGTGGCAACGTAATTGATGTGTTAGCGCAACGCTGCGCCAGATCGGCGAGTCTTCGCGACAAAGCGGCATGCAATGCGTACACCGCTCGGCAAAACGACAACCGCCCGGCATCGCGTCGAGCGCAGGCACTTGTCCGGGAATCGTTTTCAGCCGCGAACCACGCCGGGCAATATCCGGCAATGCGGCAAACAAGGCCTGCGTGTAAGGATGCTGCGGGCTGCTGAAAAACGCCTCGCGACTGGCCACTTCGACCAACTCGCCGGCGTACATCACACCGATGCGATGCGCCATCCGGGCAACCACCCCGAGATCATGCGTGATCAACAAGATGCCCATGCCGCGCTCGACCTGCAAGCGGGCCAGCAGATCGAGAATCTGCGCCTGCACGGTGACATCAAGTGCGGTTGTCGGTTCGTCGGCGATCAACAGATCCGGCTCGCCGGCCAGTGCAATGGCGATCATCACCCGCTGCTTCATGCCGCCGGAAAGCTGGAACGGATATTCATCCAGGCGCCGCTCAGGGTCCGCAATACCCACCTGGCGGAGCAATGCCAGCATCCGTTCGTGCGCTGCCGGGCCACGCAAACCAAGGTGACGCGACAGCACCTCGCCAATTTGCGCACCAACCGTCATCACCGGGTTCAGGCTGGTCGCCGGTTCCTGGAAAATCATCGCCATGCGTGCGCCGCGCACGGTTCGCATCTCCGCTTCAGGCAAGGCGAGCAATGCTTCGTCATGCAGCGAAACGCTGCCACCCAGCATGCGTCCGGCCGGCGGCAGCAGGCGCATGATGGCTTGTGCCGTGGCTGACTTGCCACAGCCCGACTCACCGAGCAAGGCAAACGTCTCGCCGCGCGAAATGGTCAGAGAAATACCGTCGACCGCAAGCAGCATCCGGCGACCGGCCGTAAACCCCAGGCGAAGCTGATCGACCTTCAACATTTATCGAGCCCTCGGGTCAAAAGCATCGCGCACCGCATCGGCGAATAAATTGGCGGCCAGCACGAGCATGAACATCGTGCAAAACGCAGCGGCCAGCGACCACCAGACCACCGGCTCACGCCCCAGCTCCAGGCGCGCATTGTTGATCATCGTGCCGAAGCTGGTCATGCTCGGATCGACGCCGATGCCCACATAGGACAGTACCGCCTCGGCCAGCACCAGCCCGGAAAAATCCATGACCAGCGCAATGATGATGATGTGCATCAGATTGGGCAGGATGTGGCGCACGATAATCCGCCAGTTGGAGACGCCAAAAGCCTGCGCCGCCTGGATATATTCCAGTTCGCGCAATTTCAGGGTTTCACCGCGCAGCAGGCGGCACAAGCCGGTCCAGCTGGTCATGCCGAGAATGAAGCACAAGGCCAGCAAGCGCAGGTCGGCACGCTCGGCCGCGGTCGAAAACCATTGCGGATGGGTATCAATCACCACCTGCATCATCAGCACGGCCGCCGCGATCAGCAGCACGCCGGGGATCGAGTTGAGCACGGTATAGATGTACTGGATCAGATCATCGACCCAACCCCGGAAATAACCAGCCACAATGCCGAGCAGGACGGCCATCGGCAAGGTCACCAACGTTGTCAGCAGCCCGATGACCAGGCCGGTACGGACACTTTTCAGGATCTGGTAGAGCACATCCTGCCCGACCTTGTCGGTTCCGAACACGTGATACTGGCTGGAAAGCCAGAACAGCGGAACCGTCGCCAACAGAATCAGGGCCAGCGTGGCGAGCACGGCCGACCAGGCGAAACCGGCATCGTCAGTGATTTTGAGCACTTTGCCGCGGTCGACCGCAACATCACCGGCAAACATCTCGCGGCGACGCTGAAAAAAGCCGACCACCGCAAATACGCCCAGCCAGCCAAGCAGCGCCAGGATCGCCGCACGGAAACCTGTGATCCCGACGTCGGCCAGCAGATCATCCTCACGCTCGCCCAGGTGCTGGCCACCGTATTTGAGACGGGGATAATCGCGCACCGTCTCCTGGCCCGGCAAATCGATGTTTTCCTTGGCATAAAGCCGGGTCGCGAAAGGGGCCGAGTAGGTTTTTTCATTGCGTGAGCGCAGCGGCGTGACCAGCGCATCAAGCACCGACAGCACTTCAACCGCGTATGTTGCCTTCTGCCCGGCCCGGCTCTCATTCTTGAGACGGTAATGGACCGAATCGAGCAGACCGATGGCGATAAAAACCATCAGCACGGTTGCCGAGGCCATGCCCGCACGGTTCGCTCCAACGCGTTGCCAGGCGGCGCGCATCGGCGGGTTGCCGGCAATCAGCCAGCCCGCGCCCAGCGCTGCCGCAACCAACAGCCAGATCAGCAGATCGGACCACAGCAGGACAAACTGGAAGCCCATCATTCGAAGCGAATCCGCGGATCGACCACGGTGTATGAAATATCGGTCAGGATCAGCCCGACGATATAGAGCACCGAGCCGATGAACACCATCGAGCGGACGACGGCAAAATCCTGCGCATTGATCGCGTCAATGGTGTAACTGCCCAGGCCGGGAATGCCGAAGAAGGATTCGGTCAGCAGCGAGCCCATGAAAAGCAGCGGAATGACGACAACGACGCCGGTCAGGATCGGAATCAGCGCATTGCGCAAAATATGGCGGAAAAACACCACGGTTTCAGGCAAACCCTTGGCACGTGCGGTGCGCACATAATCCTTGCCGACCTCTTCGAGAAAGATGGTGCGATACCAGCGGGCCGATGAACCGATACCTGAGACGACACCGATCAATACCGGCAGGATCAGGAAACGCCAGGCTTCAAGCCCTTCGCCAAAACCCGAAATCGGCACCAGCCGCCAGAGTTTGCTGATCAGGTATTGACCACCGATGATGTAGAACAAGCCGGAAATCGACATCATTGCCACGCACAGCACAACGCCCCAGAAATCGAAGGCCGTGGCCCGGAAGAAGGCCAGCAACAACGCGAATGAAATGCTGACCAGCAAGCCGAGAATGAATGTCGGCAGCGCGATGGCCAGCGACGGCCCCATCCGGCTGGCGATTTCGCGGGCAATGTCGCGACCGTCTTCCGCCCGGCCGAAATCACCGGCGAACATACGGGCTGATTTCTCGAAAAAAATGGTCTCCGTCACGGTCGACAAGCCGGCGGCGGCAGAATTGACCAGCAGCGGCTTGTCGTAGCCGCGTTCGGCTTTCCACTTCTGGATCGCTTCCGGCGTCACACGCTTGACGCCCAACTGCATGCGCGCCATATCATCCGGCGTATTGACGACGAAAAACAGGGCGAAGGTGAGCAGATTCACCCCGATCAGAATCGGGATGGCGTAAAGCAGGCGGCGGATGATGTAGGCAAGCACAGGCGGATTATGCCAAGAGCCGGCGCAAGATGAACAAAATCAGGGCAAGGAATATCAGCCCCCAGGCCAGAACCGCATAGTCGGAACGCAACGGCGGCTCTTTCGGTGTCAGCGGATCGCGCAGCGCAGCAGGAAAGGGCCGGGGCGGCACCGGTATGATCTTGCGTCGGGCCGGATCGGCCGGTACCCGGGCGGTATATTCACGGCTCGACTGAACCGGCCAGTCGCCCCAGGCCCGGCTGGATGGCAACTGAGGAATACGCACCAGCAGCAGTTCATCGAGATCGTCCGCCAGACGCTGCTCAAAAGCACTCGGCGCACGCCCCTCTGGCAGCCCTTCCTGGCGTTGCGCCAGGCGCAGCAAGTCAGCCGCAATTTCCTCGAAGGCCGCCGCCGGATACAGCCGCGTCCGGTCTTCCGTCAAATAATCGAAAACTGCCTTGCCACGCGTCAGCGACCTTTCCCGGAAGGCAACCAGCGGCAAGCCGAAGAAGGCTTTAAGCCAGCTTTCGGCACCACGCCGGGGAATATTCCACCCCAGCGTTCGTAAAACGCTGATACTGGTCCCGGCACAGTTCGCCCGGGCGTGCTGATAGGCAAACTGATGCCGGTAGAACTGATTGAAAACACGCCCGAGCGCCGCATCAAGGTGCTGCACCAGGCGAACATCGCGCAAACCGGCAAGCAGCATGCATGAAGGGCGATACCAGGCCTGCCCGCTGTTCAAATCCGCCAGATAGACATCGAGCGTG
The sequence above is drawn from the Dechloromonas sp. TW-R-39-2 genome and encodes:
- a CDS encoding ABC transporter ATP-binding protein, producing the protein MLKVDQLRLGFTAGRRMLLAVDGISLTISRGETFALLGESGCGKSATAQAIMRLLPPAGRMLGGSVSLHDEALLALPEAEMRTVRGARMAMIFQEPATSLNPVMTVGAQIGEVLSRHLGLRGPAAHERMLALLRQVGIADPERRLDEYPFQLSGGMKQRVMIAIALAGEPDLLIADEPTTALDVTVQAQILDLLARLQVERGMGILLITHDLGVVARMAHRIGVMYAGELVEVASREAFFSSPQHPYTQALFAALPDIARRGSRLKTIPGQVPALDAMPGGCRFAERCTHCMPLCREDSPIWRSVALTHQLRCHWSGDVLSSETNLSGPPDDPAGNTETPFLAVDALKVHFPIRRGLLQRTVGHVRAVDGVSLAISAGRTLALVGESGCGKTTVGKALLQLIRPTAGSVRLGGSELVGMPSGPLRSARRQMQMVFQDPFASLNPRLRVGEIIAEGMAALGLAGEAIEQARAVAALLRQVGLPDDAAGRYPHEFSGGQRQRIAIARALAVQPALLICDEPTSALDVSVQAQILNLLKTLQAELGVAFLFITHNFAVVEYLAHDVAVMYLGRIVERGRAEEVLRAPRHPYTQALLSAVPAPRLDAQSAIIRLPGETPSPANPPSGCHFHPRCQQATDLCRQQYPESRVISATHTVNCHFAA
- a CDS encoding ABC transporter permease yields the protein MGFQFVLLWSDLLIWLLVAAALGAGWLIAGNPPMRAAWQRVGANRAGMASATVLMVFIAIGLLDSVHYRLKNESRAGQKATYAVEVLSVLDALVTPLRSRNEKTYSAPFATRLYAKENIDLPGQETVRDYPRLKYGGQHLGEREDDLLADVGITGFRAAILALLGWLGVFAVVGFFQRRREMFAGDVAVDRGKVLKITDDAGFAWSAVLATLALILLATVPLFWLSSQYHVFGTDKVGQDVLYQILKSVRTGLVIGLLTTLVTLPMAVLLGIVAGYFRGWVDDLIQYIYTVLNSIPGVLLIAAAVLMMQVVIDTHPQWFSTAAERADLRLLALCFILGMTSWTGLCRLLRGETLKLRELEYIQAAQAFGVSNWRIIVRHILPNLMHIIIIALVMDFSGLVLAEAVLSYVGIGVDPSMTSFGTMINNARLELGREPVVWWSLAAAFCTMFMLVLAANLFADAVRDAFDPRAR
- a CDS encoding ABC transporter permease — its product is MLAYIIRRLLYAIPILIGVNLLTFALFFVVNTPDDMARMQLGVKRVTPEAIQKWKAERGYDKPLLVNSAAAGLSTVTETIFFEKSARMFAGDFGRAEDGRDIAREIASRMGPSLAIALPTFILGLLVSISFALLLAFFRATAFDFWGVVLCVAMMSISGLFYIIGGQYLISKLWRLVPISGFGEGLEAWRFLILPVLIGVVSGIGSSARWYRTIFLEEVGKDYVRTARAKGLPETVVFFRHILRNALIPILTGVVVVIPLLFMGSLLTESFFGIPGLGSYTIDAINAQDFAVVRSMVFIGSVLYIVGLILTDISYTVVDPRIRFE